From a single Sulfolobus sp. E5-1-F genomic region:
- a CDS encoding menaquinone biosynthesis family protein encodes MVTIRVGALADSGDLYPFIPLMDGKVKPEGFNLEFEVIPTVQDINEAVLKKEVDVSVPSVAMYPYIQDDYYILSNAVATAVDGITGMPILAIKEMNEDEIKRSRLIVHGPNTTAFTLYKLLIGKYGRLVVIRRVLDEIKALGKEGDVLVAVHEIKMMYALKKLGINVVRIGSMWDMWKAISNNTPMPMGMVVISKEVGKELALKFKETYEKSKKYAEKHLDEIIPRDVQIMRESQKADIDEEIVRKTIWADIQEYNVPVNEVRRGLEFFFKINEERGILPRVKSIDLL; translated from the coding sequence ATGGTGACAATAAGAGTAGGCGCGCTTGCAGATTCTGGGGACCTTTATCCTTTTATACCGTTAATGGACGGAAAAGTTAAACCAGAAGGGTTCAACTTAGAGTTTGAAGTAATACCTACGGTTCAAGATATCAATGAAGCAGTATTAAAGAAAGAGGTTGATGTTTCAGTTCCATCTGTAGCAATGTATCCGTATATACAAGATGATTATTATATTCTAAGTAATGCTGTAGCAACTGCAGTGGATGGTATAACCGGAATGCCAATTTTAGCAATAAAAGAAATGAATGAGGACGAAATAAAGAGAAGTAGACTAATAGTTCATGGACCAAACACTACTGCATTTACGTTATATAAGTTACTTATTGGAAAATATGGAAGATTAGTCGTAATTAGAAGAGTATTAGACGAAATAAAAGCTTTGGGAAAGGAGGGAGACGTGTTAGTAGCAGTTCATGAAATAAAGATGATGTATGCTCTAAAGAAGTTGGGAATTAATGTAGTTAGAATAGGTAGTATGTGGGACATGTGGAAAGCGATTTCAAATAATACGCCGATGCCAATGGGTATGGTGGTGATTTCTAAAGAAGTTGGAAAGGAACTTGCACTCAAATTTAAAGAGACTTACGAGAAAAGTAAAAAATATGCAGAAAAACACTTAGATGAAATAATACCAAGAGACGTTCAGATAATGAGGGAATCACAAAAGGCGGATATTGATGAGGAGATAGTAAGAAAGACAATCTGGGCTGATATACAAGAGTATAATGTTCCAGTTAATGAGGTAAGAAGAGGATTAGAGTTCTTCTTTAAGATAAATGAGGAAAGGGGAATATTACCCAGAGTAAAGAGCATTGACTTGCTCTAA
- a CDS encoding metallophosphoesterase family protein, with protein MVSLFKKNKHSTNSTTNLRILFSSDLHASYTVFKKFINAGKIYKVNALIIGGDIAGKTLLPIIDLGNNNYNIQDKIVTSSELNTLIDRFKSEGIYYAILSQNEYEEASQNKKVQDELFKKAIISTVREWMKIAEERLKDYKIPIFINLGNDDPEYLFEVLKESEIFKVGEGEVFDFNGYEIVSYGYVNPTPWHTFREKKEEEIYDDLSKIVSKITNYSKAIYNFHAPPYNSNLDNAPLLDENLKPIVRGGEIVYTHVGSKSIRRVIEETNPLLGLHGHIHESRGFDKVNNTLVINPGSEYSSGLLHAALVILEGESVKAHQFILG; from the coding sequence GTGGTCTCTTTATTTAAAAAGAACAAACATTCAACAAATTCTACTACTAATTTGAGAATTCTCTTTAGTTCAGATCTTCATGCATCGTATACAGTATTCAAGAAGTTTATAAATGCAGGGAAAATTTACAAGGTAAATGCTTTGATAATAGGTGGGGATATAGCTGGTAAAACATTGTTACCTATTATTGATCTTGGAAATAATAATTACAATATTCAAGATAAGATTGTAACATCAAGTGAATTGAATACCTTAATAGACAGATTCAAGAGCGAAGGGATCTATTATGCTATATTAAGCCAAAATGAGTACGAAGAAGCTTCTCAAAATAAAAAAGTCCAGGATGAATTATTTAAGAAGGCAATAATTTCGACCGTTCGCGAATGGATGAAAATTGCAGAGGAGAGATTGAAGGACTATAAAATACCTATCTTTATAAACCTCGGGAATGATGATCCGGAATATCTCTTTGAAGTACTGAAGGAAAGCGAGATATTTAAAGTTGGTGAGGGTGAGGTATTTGATTTTAATGGATATGAAATCGTATCTTATGGCTACGTTAATCCAACACCTTGGCATACGTTTAGAGAGAAGAAAGAAGAGGAAATCTATGATGACTTAAGTAAGATAGTGTCAAAAATTACTAATTATTCAAAAGCTATTTACAACTTTCATGCTCCTCCTTACAATTCCAATTTAGACAATGCTCCTCTTTTAGATGAGAATTTAAAGCCCATAGTTAGAGGAGGTGAGATTGTATATACACATGTGGGCTCTAAATCAATAAGAAGAGTTATTGAGGAAACCAATCCACTACTGGGGTTGCATGGTCATATTCATGAATCGAGAGGCTTTGATAAAGTCAACAATACGCTCGTTATAAATCCAGGTAGCGAATATAGTAGTGGTCTTCTTCACGCAGCTCTAGTAATATTAGAAGGAGAGTCGGTTAAAGCTCATCAATTTATCTTGGGTTAA
- a CDS encoding cation transporter codes for MVSVKVLRRVSIIFLFSSIFLIPIFLFELIIGILFKSYILMADSYHTLIDFLMSLLFYFTLVKINTRSRRFPWGLYNLESLVILAASIFIVYLSMNLILNMIDSSITFSISPWYSIVLFVSSIYSLTLYFIERRYVEIQIVKNDMIHSFLDSIAEVISGITLIVQSVVLIDVVTLVILIFTLSDVIREIKDSILSILGASIDSPIKIQLVNELKSKNIPILNLYLKKCGSFYAVYTYIGLPKDISLEKAYKIKRKTKRIIKKYDNIAYVDVILVPLTEIKKKKILEQVNALYSG; via the coding sequence TTGGTTTCAGTTAAGGTCCTAAGAAGGGTCTCTATCATTTTTCTTTTCAGTAGCATTTTTCTCATTCCAATATTTCTGTTTGAATTGATTATTGGAATACTATTTAAATCGTATATACTAATGGCAGACTCTTACCATACGTTAATAGATTTTTTAATGTCACTTCTTTTTTATTTTACGTTAGTGAAAATAAATACCAGATCGAGAAGATTTCCTTGGGGACTCTACAATCTCGAAAGTCTGGTAATATTAGCTGCATCTATATTTATCGTCTATTTATCAATGAATTTAATACTTAACATGATCGATAGTTCTATAACTTTTTCAATTTCACCTTGGTATTCAATTGTTCTATTTGTAAGTAGCATTTATTCACTCACATTATACTTTATAGAGAGGAGATATGTTGAGATACAAATAGTAAAAAATGACATGATTCACTCTTTTTTGGATAGTATAGCTGAAGTAATCTCTGGCATAACGTTAATCGTACAAAGTGTAGTTTTAATAGATGTAGTGACATTAGTAATTCTCATATTCACCTTGAGCGATGTGATAAGAGAAATTAAAGACTCAATCCTATCAATACTTGGTGCCTCAATAGATTCTCCAATAAAGATTCAACTAGTTAATGAACTTAAGTCAAAGAATATACCTATACTGAACTTGTATTTAAAGAAATGCGGCTCTTTCTATGCAGTATATACTTATATAGGTTTACCTAAAGACATAAGTCTGGAAAAAGCATATAAAATTAAGAGGAAAACCAAGAGAATAATCAAAAAATATGATAATATAGCTTATGTTGACGTAATACTCGTACCTTTAACTGAAATTAAGAAAAAGAAAATATTAGAGCAAGTCAATGCTCTTTACTCTGGGTAA
- a CDS encoding D-aminoacyl-tRNA deacylase: MDIKVVYSTSDPVGMTIKKLGYRFEEISEDVTDFRYNNGDVIVIFSRHESKASIPSLTVHYPGNPSEEVMGGEPKKLGIAYPRLLTSILREIKKIDLDIEKTIEATHHGPTYQHVPVIFVEVGSDKTYWTNERIVRTLVDSTLKGIDKVNEIDCRDYITGFGGPHYSKLFTKLADESCLGHVISKHYVDKLDDKVIIQAITNSVNNINKVVIDSLNSKQRERIITVLKRFDINIQLR, encoded by the coding sequence ATGGACATTAAGGTAGTTTACTCCACCTCAGATCCAGTTGGTATGACAATAAAAAAACTTGGATATCGTTTCGAAGAGATCAGCGAGGACGTGACAGATTTTCGCTACAACAATGGTGATGTTATAGTAATTTTTTCTAGGCATGAAAGTAAGGCAAGTATTCCTTCACTAACCGTACATTATCCTGGTAATCCATCTGAAGAAGTCATGGGTGGAGAGCCTAAAAAACTCGGAATAGCTTATCCTAGGTTGCTTACCTCAATTTTAAGGGAAATTAAAAAGATAGATCTAGACATAGAGAAAACTATTGAGGCCACTCATCATGGACCAACATATCAACATGTTCCGGTTATATTCGTGGAGGTTGGTAGTGATAAGACATATTGGACTAACGAGAGAATAGTAAGAACTCTTGTTGATTCAACCCTAAAAGGTATTGATAAGGTTAACGAGATAGATTGTAGAGATTACATTACAGGTTTCGGTGGACCTCACTATTCTAAACTTTTTACTAAGTTAGCTGACGAGAGTTGTTTAGGTCATGTAATTTCTAAGCATTATGTCGATAAGTTAGATGATAAGGTTATAATTCAAGCTATAACTAATTCTGTAAATAATATTAACAAAGTTGTAATCGATAGCTTAAACTCTAAGCAGAGAGAGCGAATTATAACAGTTCTAAAGAGGTTTGATATTAATATTCAGCTTCGATAG
- a CDS encoding nucleoside hydrolase, translating to MRKVILDSDTASDDTIAILLASRYFELLGVTIVAGNVNYDQEVKNALFTLEYIGKQDVPVYLGSQRPILGNWRTVEEVHGSNGMGNWEYPEPTKRPEKEHAIDAILRLSKEYDGELEILAVSPLTNIALAYLKDTSIVKRVKKIWIMGGAFSKGNTTPIAEFNFWVDPEAAKIVLDAGFDITIVPWEVTESSGSLNEQDWEFISKLNTKLSKFFINVNKTLKEYTTKNQGISGSTHPDSLTVSIAYDKSIILESSKKYVDIELCSKSRGAMLIDWYNLYKNKPNAEIVLKADGNKFKNLLFRTLSEF from the coding sequence ATGAGAAAAGTTATATTGGATTCAGATACTGCAAGCGATGACACTATAGCAATATTGCTCGCATCTAGATATTTCGAGTTATTAGGTGTGACCATAGTTGCTGGAAATGTAAATTATGATCAAGAGGTTAAGAATGCTCTTTTCACTTTAGAGTACATCGGTAAGCAAGACGTACCAGTTTATTTAGGCTCACAAAGACCTATTTTAGGAAATTGGAGGACAGTTGAGGAAGTTCATGGAAGTAATGGAATGGGTAATTGGGAGTACCCTGAACCTACTAAAAGGCCAGAAAAAGAGCATGCAATAGATGCTATACTCAGATTATCAAAAGAATATGACGGAGAATTAGAAATACTTGCAGTTTCTCCTTTAACAAATATTGCCTTGGCCTATCTTAAAGATACATCAATCGTAAAGCGTGTAAAGAAGATTTGGATAATGGGTGGTGCTTTTTCAAAGGGCAATACTACCCCCATAGCAGAGTTCAATTTTTGGGTAGACCCTGAGGCTGCAAAAATAGTTTTAGACGCAGGATTTGATATTACTATTGTTCCTTGGGAAGTTACCGAATCAAGTGGTTCTTTAAATGAGCAAGATTGGGAATTTATCTCCAAACTTAATACTAAGCTCTCAAAATTCTTTATTAACGTAAATAAGACATTAAAGGAGTATACTACCAAGAATCAAGGCATATCTGGTAGTACTCATCCAGATTCTTTAACAGTTTCTATAGCCTATGATAAGTCGATTATCTTAGAGTCTTCCAAAAAGTATGTTGATATAGAATTATGTTCAAAATCAAGAGGAGCGATGTTAATAGATTGGTACAATTTGTATAAAAATAAGCCGAATGCTGAAATTGTATTAAAGGCAGATGGTAACAAGTTTAAAAATCTTCTATTCAGAACTCTTTCCGAGTTTTGA
- a CDS encoding DUF84 family protein: MVTIALGSRNPVKVSATREVLDVLKLNWELIAVEVDSGVGNQPFCDQTYVGARNRALNAIRATNADIGLGIEGGVCNIYGKFIANAVVYVITKDGLENFAISSSFTLPNSIVSLILQGKELGEASDIIFKTNNSKIKEGAVGLLTNNIIDRKMLYVQPIILALYPIYNVMINNTPF; the protein is encoded by the coding sequence ATGGTAACAATTGCTTTAGGTAGTAGAAACCCTGTAAAAGTCAGTGCTACTAGGGAGGTACTAGATGTTTTAAAATTGAATTGGGAATTGATTGCAGTTGAAGTTGATAGTGGAGTAGGTAATCAACCTTTTTGCGATCAGACATACGTGGGTGCTAGAAACAGGGCACTGAATGCAATAAGGGCTACTAATGCAGATATAGGGTTAGGAATAGAAGGAGGAGTTTGTAATATCTATGGTAAATTTATAGCAAATGCTGTCGTATATGTTATTACTAAGGATGGTTTAGAGAATTTTGCAATTTCCTCATCTTTTACCTTGCCTAATTCTATAGTTTCTTTAATACTTCAAGGAAAGGAACTAGGTGAAGCGTCAGATATTATTTTTAAAACGAATAATAGTAAGATTAAAGAGGGTGCTGTGGGATTATTAACGAACAATATAATTGATAGAAAAATGCTCTATGTTCAACCTATTATCCTTGCACTATATCCAATTTACAATGTAATGATTAATAATACTCCTTTTTAA
- a CDS encoding 2,3-diphosphoglycerate-dependent phosphoglycerate mutase: MTIIIFIRHGQSTSNVNKILSHDINTYPLTEEGITQAKDAGKELMKLKVEKIYTSPVLRAYQTALIIGETLGIFPIVDQRLRERSLGELNNTTFDPNDHWKLKVFKKQIEIKGLESWEDMTKRMKNFLESVINKDNSIIAAVSHSDPIRAIVTYILDMDDISGWGIRIPNASLTILRCETNIDSCKVISIGSPLLTPQILSKLNINIKPL; encoded by the coding sequence ATGACAATAATAATTTTCATTAGGCATGGTCAAAGTACCTCTAACGTTAATAAAATACTCAGCCATGATATTAACACTTATCCTCTCACTGAAGAAGGTATTACACAGGCTAAGGATGCTGGGAAGGAACTTATGAAATTGAAGGTTGAAAAGATCTACACTAGTCCAGTTCTAAGGGCATATCAGACTGCGCTTATTATAGGTGAAACTTTAGGAATTTTTCCAATAGTAGATCAAAGATTAAGAGAAAGATCCTTAGGAGAATTGAATAATACCACTTTTGACCCAAATGATCACTGGAAGTTGAAGGTTTTTAAAAAACAAATTGAGATTAAAGGTCTAGAAAGTTGGGAAGATATGACAAAAAGAATGAAAAACTTTCTCGAATCAGTTATAAATAAAGATAATAGTATTATAGCTGCTGTATCACATTCCGATCCTATAAGAGCAATAGTTACGTATATACTGGACATGGACGATATTAGCGGATGGGGAATAAGAATACCTAATGCTAGCCTAACTATTTTGAGATGTGAAACTAACATAGATAGTTGCAAAGTCATTAGTATAGGTTCACCGCTATTGACTCCACAAATACTATCGAAGCTGAATATTAATATCAAACCTCTTTAG
- the clsN gene encoding SMC-like protein coalescin, with the protein MKVKVFNIGGITQDYSLDIEKGVTSYEAPNAYGKTSLVRALISLLTSSIKAEDLLNVFADSGYIEVELDNKLYYRRIKRIKNGLSEDKNLIMDDDRALLLTYFSPENKLVTQILSGDGNVEWFISATSKINEIKAKKEELQKLLNAEINARDELQKKYNNIREIQAKIRAIDEEIDKLEKERESSSNIVAKTTYTITLTRQNKINEILNKIKVKKDELANLEFALKKIEEEIQNKESKVSPDIKAQLQKELEEINEKLKLKTSDRSELEIELKVLERVLEEVDESDKHHLDTCNVCGSKVDPSIWKERAEIISRELREKTSLLDSLRNDIIGLQKRKEEIDLRLKELQTLENEIAKLKAKREELINRIDSVKFQIDDLERQKRETEERFNKSESLSGAIVTSDDSASILKRIEELRKKREEYEYELQLLGVPSSILEELKEKEEHIEQLQKKVDELQVEYIRRLTKAREEFNRISNQLLRKFEFDMEAEIDGNYRLIVRRKGAIIDIKKLSSSERTTLALILVLSALRAYFKTPYFIIDESAMTFDQKRFNRLLEYLTEIADYVIVTRSSENTEIKTIPPKQIEISS; encoded by the coding sequence ATGAAGGTTAAAGTATTTAATATAGGTGGCATAACACAAGACTATAGTCTTGATATAGAGAAAGGAGTAACATCATATGAAGCTCCAAACGCTTATGGTAAAACATCACTAGTAAGGGCATTAATATCTTTACTGACATCTAGTATTAAGGCAGAAGATTTACTTAATGTATTTGCAGATAGTGGCTATATAGAAGTAGAATTGGATAACAAACTTTACTATAGAAGAATAAAAAGAATAAAGAATGGATTGAGCGAAGATAAAAATCTAATTATGGATGATGATAGAGCATTACTACTAACGTATTTCTCTCCAGAAAACAAATTAGTAACCCAAATATTATCTGGAGACGGTAATGTAGAGTGGTTTATATCTGCTACATCAAAGATAAATGAGATAAAGGCAAAAAAGGAGGAATTACAGAAACTCCTAAACGCTGAGATAAACGCCAGAGATGAATTACAGAAGAAATATAATAATATTAGAGAGATACAAGCTAAAATAAGGGCGATAGATGAGGAGATAGACAAACTGGAAAAAGAAAGAGAAAGCAGTAGCAATATAGTAGCTAAGACCACATATACAATAACACTAACCAGGCAGAATAAGATAAATGAAATATTAAACAAAATAAAGGTTAAGAAAGATGAATTAGCGAACTTAGAATTTGCATTAAAGAAGATTGAAGAAGAGATCCAGAATAAAGAGAGTAAAGTATCTCCAGATATAAAGGCTCAACTCCAGAAAGAGCTAGAAGAAATAAATGAGAAACTTAAGCTGAAAACCTCTGATAGATCTGAGTTAGAAATAGAACTTAAGGTGCTTGAACGTGTATTGGAAGAAGTGGACGAAAGTGATAAACATCATTTAGATACTTGCAACGTATGTGGAAGCAAAGTAGATCCCAGTATATGGAAAGAAAGAGCTGAAATAATATCAAGAGAATTAAGAGAGAAGACCTCACTTCTAGATAGCTTGCGTAATGATATAATAGGATTACAGAAAAGAAAAGAAGAAATTGACCTTAGATTAAAGGAATTACAGACTCTTGAGAATGAAATCGCAAAGCTAAAAGCTAAAAGGGAAGAACTAATCAATAGGATAGATTCAGTTAAGTTCCAAATAGATGATTTAGAAAGACAGAAGAGAGAGACAGAAGAAAGATTCAATAAATCCGAGTCATTATCAGGGGCAATAGTAACTAGTGATGATAGTGCAAGCATCTTAAAGAGAATAGAAGAGCTAAGAAAGAAAAGAGAAGAATATGAGTATGAGCTTCAACTATTAGGAGTACCATCTTCTATCTTAGAAGAATTAAAAGAAAAGGAGGAACATATAGAGCAATTACAGAAGAAAGTAGATGAGTTGCAAGTAGAATACATAAGAAGACTAACAAAGGCTAGGGAAGAATTTAACAGAATATCTAACCAATTACTGAGAAAATTCGAATTTGACATGGAAGCCGAAATTGACGGTAATTACAGATTAATTGTAAGAAGAAAAGGTGCTATAATTGATATAAAGAAGTTATCTTCGTCAGAGAGAACTACGCTAGCTTTAATATTAGTATTAAGTGCATTAAGAGCGTATTTCAAAACTCCTTACTTCATAATCGATGAGTCTGCAATGACATTTGATCAGAAAAGATTTAATAGACTATTAGAGTATTTAACTGAAATTGCTGACTACGTAATTGTGACTAGAAGTAGCGAAAACACAGAAATAAAGACAATACCACCTAAACAAATAGAAATTTCTAGTTAA
- a CDS encoding ISNCY family transposase: protein MKNEIKDLASRAKTELVNTINFVVGTLRMQGLTKKVAIALALIAFISDRASVKNISQTFNLDYNNLLKALEEVEKAWTNYLDKLRELIKGPVIIIIDDTFDHKEYARARNRASGQGNYIMWCQAHKRFESGVQLLTIAIYDLNTKKAYMIGAFPYAIREMYERGMVKEFQTKIQMASALMKLLREKFQVMRVVFDSWYWSSELVTDKVVSELKSNRRVLRVKSIQGTHDEVEGHLHVGDLPPGSYLVDLTLKDKVITVKLFVEEYKDYGRRNLYTTDLSLSKEEVEETWRIRWEIEKFHRDIKVLGLQDTSFFKRIRLQGYVLLFVMLVNAVRELLASLNLRSVEELLRFVERHLGGIVGLMKIFKLR from the coding sequence ATGAAAAACGAGATCAAGGACTTGGCAAGTAGAGCTAAGACAGAACTCGTAAACACCATCAATTTCGTAGTAGGAACACTAAGGATGCAAGGACTAACAAAAAAGGTCGCTATCGCACTAGCCTTAATCGCATTCATAAGCGATAGAGCTAGCGTGAAGAACATCTCACAAACGTTCAACCTAGATTACAACAACCTACTCAAAGCATTAGAGGAAGTGGAAAAAGCGTGGACGAACTACCTAGACAAATTAAGAGAACTAATCAAAGGACCAGTAATAATCATAATCGACGACACGTTCGACCACAAGGAATACGCTAGAGCTAGAAACAGAGCGAGCGGACAAGGAAACTACATCATGTGGTGTCAAGCACACAAGAGATTCGAATCCGGAGTCCAATTACTAACAATCGCAATCTACGATCTTAACACCAAGAAAGCTTACATGATAGGAGCCTTCCCCTACGCCATTAGAGAAATGTACGAGAGGGGAATGGTGAAGGAGTTCCAAACCAAGATCCAGATGGCCTCTGCATTAATGAAGCTGCTGAGAGAGAAGTTTCAAGTGATGAGAGTCGTCTTCGACTCTTGGTATTGGTCGAGTGAGCTCGTCACTGACAAGGTAGTGTCTGAACTGAAGTCCAATAGGAGAGTCCTCAGAGTCAAGTCAATCCAGGGGACCCATGATGAGGTGGAGGGTCACCTTCACGTGGGCGATCTACCCCCTGGAAGTTATTTGGTTGACTTGACCCTGAAGGACAAAGTTATTACAGTTAAGTTGTTCGTCGAGGAATATAAAGATTACGGCAGGAGGAACCTCTATACTACTGACCTATCCCTTAGCAAGGAAGAGGTTGAGGAGACTTGGAGGATAAGGTGGGAGATCGAGAAGTTTCACAGGGACATTAAGGTTCTAGGTCTTCAAGATACCTCTTTCTTCAAGAGGATTAGGCTTCAAGGTTATGTCCTCCTCTTCGTGATGCTCGTTAACGCGGTTAGGGAGCTATTGGCCTCCCTTAACTTAAGGAGCGTTGAGGAGTTGTTGAGGTTCGTTGAAAGGCATTTAGGAGGGATAGTGGGACTAATGAAAATCTTTAAACTACGTTAA
- the trxA gene encoding thioredoxin has translation MNDELNDPELQKLLSKKANQIYTSLREKDKEPVKHLDSKNFDEFITKNKIAVVDFWAEWCAPCFILAPIIEELANDYPQVAFGKLNTEENQDIAMRYGIMSLPTVMFFKNGEPVDQILGAVPREEIEIRLKSLLE, from the coding sequence ATGAATGACGAACTAAATGATCCAGAATTACAAAAACTCCTCTCTAAAAAAGCAAATCAAATATATACTAGTCTAAGAGAGAAAGATAAAGAACCAGTAAAACATCTTGACTCAAAAAACTTTGATGAATTTATAACTAAAAACAAAATAGCAGTTGTTGACTTTTGGGCGGAATGGTGCGCGCCTTGCTTTATATTAGCTCCGATAATAGAGGAACTTGCAAATGACTATCCTCAAGTAGCTTTTGGGAAATTAAATACTGAAGAGAACCAAGATATTGCAATGAGATATGGAATAATGAGCCTTCCAACTGTGATGTTCTTTAAGAATGGAGAACCCGTAGACCAAATACTAGGTGCAGTACCTAGAGAGGAAATAGAGATAAGGCTAAAGTCTTTATTAGAGTAA
- a CDS encoding NAD(P)/FAD-dependent oxidoreductase, giving the protein MTKLIIVGSGITGLITALKYNGDVTILERNKIIGNNSKASLWSIIPPLCSNHKEDCEKGIRFYEDICEKYGIYCKKTHIIRISNKTIGGKIIDRKEIRSFEPQLDIGEAEFFDNGFFVEGDELLSILGTEFNIESNLEVTDILVKDNEIKSLLTSKGEVKGEFYIFATGYLTPKLFSRLGIEVNLFKGHLIITKKTSLNGILIVNDRIAVEGKNLYLNGDSKLNSSSTIDYDEISKTINEIGKVLKIDTTNLEIRVGFRSVSKDGEPIVKRIYSNAILITGYRFGFALAPVLAEKAIQMIKHGH; this is encoded by the coding sequence ATGACAAAACTTATAATTGTAGGTAGTGGGATAACGGGGTTAATTACTGCATTAAAATATAATGGAGATGTAACAATTTTAGAGAGGAATAAAATTATAGGAAATAATTCAAAAGCAAGCTTATGGTCAATCATTCCACCATTATGCAGTAACCATAAAGAAGATTGCGAAAAGGGTATAAGATTCTACGAAGATATTTGTGAGAAATATGGTATCTATTGTAAAAAGACTCATATTATTAGAATTTCCAATAAAACGATTGGTGGTAAGATTATTGATAGAAAGGAAATAAGAAGTTTTGAGCCTCAATTAGATATAGGAGAAGCAGAATTTTTTGATAATGGGTTTTTCGTAGAAGGAGATGAGCTTCTTAGTATACTTGGAACAGAGTTTAACATAGAATCGAACTTAGAAGTGACGGATATACTAGTTAAAGATAACGAAATAAAATCTCTCTTAACGTCAAAAGGTGAGGTAAAGGGAGAGTTCTATATTTTCGCTACAGGCTATCTAACTCCCAAATTATTCTCTAGATTGGGAATAGAGGTAAATTTATTTAAAGGACATTTGATTATTACTAAAAAAACTAGTTTAAATGGAATATTGATTGTGAATGATAGAATTGCAGTTGAGGGTAAGAACTTATACCTTAACGGTGACTCCAAGCTAAATTCATCCTCTACAATAGATTATGACGAAATATCTAAGACAATTAATGAAATTGGAAAGGTACTAAAGATAGATACTACAAATTTAGAGATCAGAGTAGGATTTAGAAGTGTAAGTAAAGATGGGGAACCAATTGTAAAGAGGATTTACTCAAATGCAATTTTAATAACTGGTTATAGGTTTGGCTTTGCATTAGCTCCGGTACTTGCTGAAAAAGCTATACAGATGATTAAACATGGACATTAA
- a CDS encoding Fur family transcriptional regulator — translation MEVDLANLLRQRNLKVTPQRIAILKLIMRGGHYSGEQIYEELKKTEPSISLSTVYNTLETLKESGILNSFEANGITWFEINRKPHINVFCTDSNRIIDLDMEMDNFMDKLVKSGLDVKNVNIIVYADCSKLGKSSE, via the coding sequence ATGGAAGTTGATCTTGCAAACTTGTTGAGGCAAAGAAACCTTAAGGTAACACCACAAAGAATAGCAATATTAAAGCTAATAATGAGAGGGGGTCATTATAGCGGGGAACAAATTTACGAAGAACTTAAAAAAACAGAACCTAGTATTAGCCTTTCCACGGTTTATAATACGTTAGAAACATTAAAGGAATCTGGAATACTAAATTCCTTCGAAGCAAATGGCATAACTTGGTTTGAAATTAATAGAAAGCCTCACATCAATGTTTTTTGCACAGATTCTAATAGAATTATTGACCTGGATATGGAAATGGATAACTTTATGGATAAGTTAGTTAAGTCTGGCTTAGACGTAAAGAATGTTAATATTATAGTATACGCTGATTGTTCAAAACTCGGAAAGAGTTCTGAATAG